Proteins encoded by one window of Gammaproteobacteria bacterium:
- the gspC gene encoding type II secretion system protein GspC produces MNLLFLLMLTYALAQLTWRLLPAPEPMPFPPVSVQAVAAPTSGLIAAAAEVANWHLFGRKDPTAAGPVPDALPDTRLGLMLRGLLASTEPKYSLAIVADPAGQENYYKVGDSLPGGAELHEIHADRIVLRRAGQYETLRLPKEGVDLQSNSAGGISPPTSSSALPASTAPLASYRQALVNNPQQVADLIHIEAAQDGNRFRGYRLQPGRDPSFLARYGLRPGDVVTRINGVTLDNPAKGVEAMRQLSEAPMIDLEVERNGVREQFMLPVE; encoded by the coding sequence GTGAATCTTCTGTTTTTATTAATGTTGACCTATGCCCTGGCGCAGCTGACGTGGCGGTTGTTGCCTGCGCCGGAACCGATGCCGTTCCCCCCCGTTTCGGTGCAAGCCGTGGCGGCGCCGACCTCGGGTTTGATTGCCGCTGCGGCGGAAGTGGCGAACTGGCATTTGTTTGGACGCAAGGATCCGACAGCTGCCGGCCCAGTGCCGGATGCGTTGCCGGATACCCGTCTCGGCTTGATGTTGCGGGGATTGCTCGCCTCAACCGAGCCCAAGTATTCGCTGGCGATTGTGGCGGATCCGGCGGGTCAGGAGAACTATTACAAGGTAGGCGATAGCCTGCCGGGTGGGGCCGAACTCCACGAAATCCATGCCGATCGCATAGTATTGCGCCGTGCGGGCCAGTATGAGACTCTGCGGCTGCCCAAAGAGGGAGTGGACTTGCAATCGAATTCAGCCGGGGGGATCTCACCTCCGACATCGTCTTCGGCACTGCCAGCAAGCACTGCGCCGCTGGCGAGTTATCGTCAGGCATTGGTCAATAATCCGCAGCAAGTCGCCGATTTAATTCATATTGAAGCGGCGCAGGATGGCAATCGCTTCCGCGGCTATCGTCTGCAACCGGGGCGCGATCCGAGTTTTCTGGCACGATATGGCTTGCGGCCAGGGGATGTCGTAACCCGGATCAACGGCGTGACGCTGGATAATCCCGCCAAGGGTGTCGAGGCGATGCGTCAATTGTCGGAGGCGCCGATGATCGATCTGGAAGTCGAGCGCAATGGGGTGCGGGAACAATTTATGTTGCCGGTGGAATAA
- the gspD gene encoding type II secretion system secretin GspD — MKLGWMMSGSVQRRCWGVVFALALAAPGPVWAEAKITFNLKEADIGTVVATVSDFTGKNFIVDPRVKGKVTIISARPMNKDEVYQTFLSLLEVHNFAAVRTGNIIKIVPDVNAKQSAGNVSGVDNPGEGDEIVTQVIEVKHVSAAQLVPILRPLVPQQGHMAAYAPTNVLIVSDRAANLKRLLQIIERIDIASATDIEVYRLKYASAAEVVRIIEMLNRQGQRPGDPGAPSEVPVLVADERTNSILMGGDKSSRLSARALITHLDTPMESSGNTHVVYLHYAKAKELTPVLTGLGDTYEKEKKGGAVGAAPSPGAGAPGARAPITIQPHEATNALVITAPPDLFRELESVIKKLDVRRAQVLVEAVIAEISNNRMKELGVQWIADGTPGGNGPVGGTNFGSNNILKLGAAVRGNTVPEITPGALLGIGRFNSKNVNFGVLINALESDGDSNVLSKPTIVTLDNEEAEIIVGQNVPFITGSYSGTGNSTTPQNPFQTIKRENVGITLKVKPQINEGDAIKLDIEQKVDALVQSSLPASDLITSTRSIKTSVLVDDGGAIVLGGLTTDDLKESVQKVPILGDIPLIGALFRYKKTTKEKTNLMVFIRPVIMRDAAVTTRMTAGKYNYIRGQQVTARERGVGLMDDKEAPVMPELQEFVELPPPFELVNPIPRRKPQPETTPAPLPEPAPAGDDSPSEPEAVFQEFNGQ, encoded by the coding sequence ATGAAGTTGGGATGGATGATGTCAGGTTCGGTTCAGCGCCGTTGTTGGGGTGTGGTGTTTGCGCTCGCGTTGGCAGCGCCCGGCCCGGTGTGGGCCGAGGCCAAAATCACCTTCAATCTGAAAGAGGCCGATATCGGCACAGTCGTGGCGACGGTGTCGGATTTCACGGGCAAGAATTTTATCGTCGATCCACGGGTCAAGGGCAAGGTCACTATCATCTCCGCGCGCCCGATGAACAAGGATGAGGTATATCAAACATTCTTGTCGTTATTGGAAGTACACAATTTCGCTGCGGTACGCACTGGCAATATCATCAAAATCGTGCCCGATGTGAATGCCAAGCAATCGGCGGGCAACGTTTCTGGCGTGGATAATCCTGGCGAGGGCGACGAGATTGTGACTCAGGTGATCGAGGTCAAGCACGTTTCGGCCGCGCAGTTGGTGCCGATCCTGCGGCCGCTGGTGCCACAACAAGGCCATATGGCGGCGTATGCGCCGACTAACGTGTTGATCGTTTCCGATCGGGCGGCGAATCTGAAACGGTTGTTGCAGATCATTGAGCGGATCGACATTGCTTCCGCCACCGATATCGAAGTTTACCGGCTCAAATATGCCTCAGCCGCGGAAGTGGTACGAATTATCGAGATGCTGAATCGTCAGGGACAACGCCCTGGTGATCCCGGCGCGCCGAGCGAAGTGCCGGTGCTGGTGGCGGATGAGCGTACCAACAGTATCCTGATGGGCGGTGATAAATCGTCGCGCCTGTCAGCGCGGGCCTTGATCACTCACCTTGATACGCCAATGGAAAGCAGCGGCAATACGCACGTTGTGTATTTACATTACGCCAAGGCCAAGGAACTGACGCCGGTGTTGACAGGATTGGGCGATACCTACGAGAAAGAGAAAAAAGGTGGTGCCGTCGGCGCCGCGCCTTCGCCAGGTGCCGGTGCGCCCGGCGCACGGGCGCCGATAACCATTCAACCCCACGAAGCGACCAATGCCTTGGTGATCACTGCCCCGCCGGATTTGTTCCGCGAGCTTGAGAGTGTCATCAAGAAACTTGATGTGCGGCGGGCGCAGGTGCTGGTCGAGGCCGTGATCGCTGAGATTTCAAATAATCGTATGAAGGAATTGGGTGTGCAGTGGATTGCCGATGGCACGCCGGGGGGGAACGGGCCAGTGGGCGGCACAAACTTCGGTAGCAACAATATCCTCAAGTTGGGGGCGGCGGTGCGTGGCAATACCGTGCCCGAAATCACTCCGGGCGCGCTGTTGGGTATCGGCCGATTTAACAGCAAGAATGTGAATTTCGGCGTTTTGATTAATGCGCTGGAGAGTGATGGTGATTCAAATGTCTTGTCCAAGCCGACCATCGTCACGCTCGATAACGAAGAGGCGGAGATTATCGTTGGTCAGAATGTACCGTTTATAACAGGTTCATATAGCGGTACCGGAAATTCAACAACGCCGCAGAATCCATTTCAGACCATCAAGCGTGAAAATGTCGGTATCACGCTCAAGGTCAAGCCGCAGATCAATGAAGGTGATGCCATCAAGCTTGATATCGAGCAAAAGGTCGATGCCCTAGTGCAAAGTTCTCTGCCAGCTTCCGATTTGATTACCAGTACCCGTTCAATCAAGACTTCGGTTCTGGTCGATGACGGTGGCGCGATTGTGTTGGGTGGCCTGACGACCGACGATTTGAAAGAGAGTGTGCAGAAGGTGCCGATCCTGGGTGATATTCCGTTGATTGGCGCGCTGTTTCGCTATAAAAAAACCACCAAGGAAAAAACCAATCTAATGGTATTTATCCGGCCGGTGATCATGCGTGATGCAGCGGTGACTACGCGCATGACCGCAGGTAAATACAACTATATTCGTGGCCAGCAGGTCACTGCCCGCGAGCGCGGCGTTGGTTTGATGGATGACAAAGAAGCGCCGGTAATGCCGGAGTTACAGGAGTTTGTCGAACTGCCACCACCCTTTGAGCTGGTGAATCCGATTCCGCGCCGCAAGCCGCAACCGGAAACCACGCCGGCACCCTTACCAGAACCAGCACCTGCGGGGGATGATTCACCATCCGAACCCGAAGCGGTATTCCAAGAATTCAATGGACAGTGA
- the gspE gene encoding type II secretion system ATPase GspE, translated as MDSEISVKPPLLRLKRLPFGFAKRHGVLFQEFADGHVKLTCRRGASARSLAEARRHFGLPLQLEWLDTAAFERLLQQSYQGDSTEAMEMIDGLGEENDLTRIAAELQEPEDLLESEDDAPIIRLLNALLSQAIKENASDIHIDAYEGRMVVRYRVDGVLREVLEPKRALAPLLVSRIKVMAKLDIAEKRLPQDGRISLRIAGRPVDVRVSTLPVGHGGERVVLRLLDKQAGKLNLEHLGMEAKSRELLDRLIHRPHGIILVTGPTGSGKTTTLYAALSRLNDHKRNIMTVEDPIEYYIDGISQTAVNTKVEMTFARGLRAILRQDPDVVLVGEIRDLETAEIAVQASLTGHLVLSTLHTNTAVGAVTRLRDMGIEPYLLSSSLIGVLAQRLVRLLCPHCKQAQPATSAECEAFGWDAKQPPTIYSPKGCPQCKQSGYVGRTGIYELVMLDEHLQEMVHVGRSEQEMEHYARGMTQGIRDDGLRRVLQGDTSLEEILRVTREN; from the coding sequence ATGGACAGTGAGATCTCTGTCAAACCTCCGCTGTTGCGTCTCAAGCGCCTGCCCTTTGGTTTTGCCAAGCGGCATGGTGTGCTGTTTCAGGAATTTGCTGACGGCCACGTCAAATTAACCTGCCGTCGCGGCGCCAGTGCCCGCAGTCTGGCGGAGGCGCGGCGTCATTTTGGTTTGCCATTGCAGCTGGAATGGTTGGATACCGCAGCTTTTGAGCGTCTGCTGCAGCAAAGTTATCAAGGCGATTCCACCGAGGCGATGGAAATGATCGACGGTCTCGGCGAGGAAAACGATCTGACGCGTATCGCCGCTGAATTGCAGGAACCCGAGGATTTGCTCGAGAGCGAGGATGACGCGCCGATCATTCGCTTGCTTAATGCCTTGTTGTCGCAGGCGATCAAGGAAAATGCTTCCGATATTCACATCGATGCCTACGAAGGGCGGATGGTGGTGCGCTACCGTGTCGATGGAGTGTTGCGTGAGGTGCTGGAGCCGAAGCGTGCGCTGGCGCCATTGCTGGTGTCGCGCATCAAGGTGATGGCTAAGCTTGATATCGCTGAAAAACGTTTACCACAGGATGGCCGCATCTCATTGCGTATTGCTGGGCGGCCAGTGGATGTGCGTGTTTCGACGCTGCCGGTAGGGCATGGCGGCGAGCGCGTAGTGTTGCGTCTGCTGGATAAGCAGGCGGGCAAACTCAATCTTGAACATCTGGGAATGGAGGCGAAGTCGCGGGAGTTGCTTGACCGTCTGATTCATCGTCCGCATGGCATCATTCTGGTTACAGGCCCGACGGGTTCGGGTAAAACGACGACGCTTTATGCCGCGTTGTCACGGCTCAATGACCACAAACGTAATATCATGACCGTCGAAGATCCGATCGAATATTACATCGATGGTATCAGCCAAACAGCGGTCAATACCAAAGTCGAAATGACCTTTGCCCGCGGGCTGCGCGCTATTTTGCGGCAGGATCCGGATGTGGTGCTGGTCGGCGAAATCCGCGATCTGGAAACAGCCGAGATTGCGGTGCAGGCTTCGCTCACCGGCCACTTGGTGTTGTCGACCTTGCATACCAATACCGCCGTCGGCGCGGTGACGCGCCTGCGTGACATGGGGATTGAGCCGTATTTATTGTCATCGAGTTTGATTGGCGTGCTGGCGCAACGCCTGGTGCGCTTGTTGTGCCCGCATTGCAAGCAGGCGCAGCCAGCAACCAGTGCTGAATGTGAAGCGTTCGGCTGGGATGCCAAGCAACCACCAACAATTTATTCGCCGAAGGGCTGTCCGCAATGTAAGCAAAGCGGTTACGTCGGGCGCACCGGTATTTACGAATTGGTGATGCTTGATGAGCATCTTCAGGAAATGGTGCATGTCGGGCGTAGCGAGCAGGAAATGGAGCATTATGCGCGCGGCATGACGCAGGGCATTCGCGATGACGGCTTGCGACGGGTGTTGCAGGGCGATACTTCGTTGGAAGAAATTCTACGGGTAACACGCGAGAACTAA
- the gspF gene encoding type II secretion system inner membrane protein GspF: MGAFEYTALDTTGRQRKGVLEADTARQIRQQLREQGLAPLTVVEVQQRESKQKTTGFSLRRGVSPADMALMTRQLATLVRAGTPVDEALQAVSKQTEKPRVANILLGVRSKIKEGHSLAAAMADFPGVFSDLYRATVSAGEQSGHLEGVLERLADYTETRHAMQQKFQLALIYPALIALVSVAVVIGLLGFVVPKVVGVFENLGQELPLLTRMLIALSEFIQVAWPYLLILLLAAIGGMVYTLRHEGPKRRLHLFLLRVPLVSRLVRGMNAARFARTFSILVGSGVPALQAMSISAEVVSNLPMRSAVEEAAQRVREGGAIHRALDASGFFPPMTVHLIASGEASGKLDQMLERAATAQEREMETLLAMLLGIFEPFMILFMGGMVLVIVLAILLPIFDLNQLVK; this comes from the coding sequence ATGGGTGCCTTTGAATACACCGCACTTGATACCACTGGCCGCCAACGCAAGGGCGTGCTGGAAGCGGACACCGCGCGCCAGATCCGGCAGCAGTTGCGGGAGCAGGGGCTGGCGCCGCTGACGGTAGTGGAAGTGCAGCAGCGCGAGTCAAAACAAAAAACAACGGGGTTCTCCCTGCGGCGCGGTGTCAGTCCGGCGGATATGGCGCTGATGACACGCCAGCTTGCGACATTGGTGCGCGCCGGCACGCCTGTCGACGAGGCCTTGCAGGCGGTATCGAAGCAAACCGAAAAGCCGCGTGTTGCCAATATCCTGCTCGGAGTGCGCAGCAAAATAAAAGAAGGCCATTCCTTGGCGGCGGCGATGGCGGATTTTCCGGGAGTGTTTTCCGATCTTTATCGGGCCACGGTGTCTGCCGGCGAACAATCGGGGCATCTTGAAGGTGTATTGGAGCGATTGGCCGATTACACCGAAACGCGGCATGCCATGCAACAGAAATTTCAGCTGGCATTGATTTATCCCGCCTTGATTGCGTTGGTGTCGGTGGCGGTAGTGATTGGGTTGCTCGGTTTTGTGGTGCCGAAGGTGGTCGGGGTGTTTGAAAACCTCGGTCAGGAATTGCCACTGTTGACGCGCATGTTGATTGCGCTCAGCGAATTTATTCAGGTGGCCTGGCCGTATTTGCTGATACTGTTGCTGGCCGCAATCGGCGGCATGGTTTATACCTTGCGCCATGAAGGTCCGAAACGACGCTTACATCTATTTTTATTGCGCGTGCCGCTGGTCTCGCGCCTGGTGCGCGGCATGAATGCCGCGCGCTTTGCGCGCACCTTCAGCATTCTGGTGGGTAGCGGCGTGCCTGCGCTACAGGCGATGAGCATTTCGGCGGAAGTAGTGTCTAATTTGCCGATGCGCTCTGCAGTGGAAGAGGCGGCGCAACGCGTGCGTGAAGGCGGTGCGATTCATCGCGCGCTGGATGCCAGTGGATTTTTTCCGCCGATGACGGTGCATCTGATCGCCAGCGGCGAAGCCAGTGGCAAGCTCGATCAAATGCTGGAACGTGCCGCGACGGCACAGGAACGGGAGATGGAAACATTGCTGGCAATGCTGCTTGGCATCTTCGAACCGTTCATGATTTTGTTTATGGGAGGGATGGTGTTAGTCATTGTGCTTGCCATCCTGTTGCCAATTTTTGATCTTAATCAACTTGTGAAATAG
- the gspG gene encoding type II secretion system major pseudopilin GspG: protein MRQRRRQAGFTLIEIMVVVVILGILAAIIVPRLMDRPDAARVTKAKSDIRAIESALSLYRLDNHSYPTTDQGLQALVEKPANAAAWKEGGYIERMPKDPWNNPYQYLNPGVHGTIDVFSYGADKQEGGDGINADIGNWNLE, encoded by the coding sequence ATGCGTCAGCGTCGTAGACAGGCAGGTTTTACTTTGATTGAAATCATGGTGGTGGTCGTGATACTCGGCATACTTGCCGCCATTATCGTGCCCCGATTGATGGACAGACCAGATGCTGCCCGTGTCACCAAGGCGAAATCGGATATTCGTGCCATCGAAAGCGCGTTATCGCTTTATCGACTCGATAATCATAGCTATCCCACTACGGATCAGGGCCTGCAAGCATTGGTAGAGAAACCAGCGAATGCTGCGGCGTGGAAGGAAGGCGGTTATATCGAGCGCATGCCGAAAGACCCGTGGAACAATCCCTACCAATATCTGAATCCTGGCGTGCATGGCACCATCGATGTCTTTAGCTATGGAGCGGATAAGCAGGAAGGTGGCGATGGCATCAATGCCGATATTGGCAACTGGAATCTCGAATAG
- the gspH gene encoding type II secretion system minor pseudopilin GspH, whose amino-acid sequence MKSCRQQSRGFTLLELLVVVVIIGILATLVTLSIGGRDRKADLELEAQRLAALVDLASQEATLRGKELALEFESTGYRFLSLEKENKWQDFADEALRPRELPTGMGLKVEVDGTALPTSDRFGKVALPRIYILSSGELQPFTITLRFEEGPAYKVEGKLTGVVSVSGPQEML is encoded by the coding sequence ATGAAATCGTGCCGCCAGCAAAGCCGTGGATTTACGCTGCTCGAATTGCTGGTGGTGGTCGTGATTATCGGCATTCTGGCAACACTTGTTACGTTGTCGATCGGTGGCCGCGATCGTAAGGCGGATCTGGAGTTGGAGGCGCAGCGGCTGGCGGCGTTGGTTGATCTTGCCTCGCAAGAAGCGACATTGCGGGGAAAAGAGTTGGCATTGGAGTTTGAGTCCACCGGTTATCGTTTTCTGTCTCTCGAAAAGGAAAACAAGTGGCAGGATTTTGCGGATGAAGCCTTGCGCCCGCGGGAATTGCCTACAGGCATGGGGCTGAAGGTGGAAGTCGATGGTACGGCATTGCCGACCTCGGATCGGTTTGGAAAAGTGGCGTTACCGCGGATCTATATCCTGTCCAGCGGTGAATTGCAGCCTTTCACAATTACTTTACGCTTTGAAGAAGGCCCGGCCTACAAGGTTGAAGGCAAGCTCACGGGCGTAGTCAGCGTCAGCGGACCGCAGGAGATGCTGTGA
- the gspI gene encoding type II secretion system minor pseudopilin GspI yields the protein MRRMRGFTLLEVVVALAILSIAMLAAVKGISEHVGNTAYLKERSFAHWVAMNKVAELQLAADWPGVGMLKGSEAMGGAEWHWEVSVSETPNPEIRRLDVKVMPEAHHDQTLDTLIAYVGKPG from the coding sequence ATGCGCCGCATGCGCGGCTTCACGCTGTTGGAAGTGGTAGTGGCACTGGCGATTCTGTCGATCGCGATGCTGGCGGCAGTGAAGGGAATCAGCGAGCACGTCGGCAATACCGCGTATCTCAAGGAGCGTAGTTTTGCCCATTGGGTGGCGATGAATAAAGTGGCTGAATTGCAGCTGGCGGCTGATTGGCCTGGCGTTGGCATGCTGAAGGGCTCGGAGGCCATGGGCGGAGCGGAGTGGCATTGGGAAGTTTCAGTATCAGAAACTCCCAATCCCGAAATCCGGCGGTTAGATGTCAAGGTGATGCCTGAGGCGCATCATGATCAGACACTGGATACGTTGATTGCGTATGTGGGTAAACCGGGATGA
- the gspJ gene encoding type II secretion system minor pseudopilin GspJ, with protein sequence MRAQRGFTLLELLVAIMIFAIMSAMAYSALRQALDTREYADKQAQRLAELQKAMTILSRDIEQSISRPVRDPYSAELPAMQGGGLSSSLLELTRTGWRNPAAFTRSNLQRVSYQLSENKLLRHSYAQLDRAFESVPEETPLLSGVKSVSVRFLNVDNQWLQYWPPAGDEDKMRWQLPKALELVVELEDWGSLKRILRVVGS encoded by the coding sequence ATGAGAGCGCAGCGCGGATTTACCTTGCTGGAGTTGCTGGTGGCGATCATGATCTTCGCCATCATGTCGGCCATGGCCTACAGCGCATTGCGGCAGGCGCTGGATACGCGTGAATATGCGGATAAGCAGGCGCAGCGCCTGGCCGAGTTGCAAAAGGCGATGACGATATTGAGTCGCGACATCGAACAGTCAATTTCGCGGCCGGTGCGCGATCCCTATTCTGCCGAGTTGCCGGCGATGCAGGGTGGCGGGCTAAGCAGTAGTTTACTGGAATTGACACGTACCGGCTGGCGCAATCCGGCGGCCTTTACCCGCAGCAATTTGCAGCGTGTTTCGTATCAGTTGAGCGAGAATAAATTATTGCGCCACAGCTATGCGCAACTGGATCGCGCCTTTGAATCGGTGCCAGAAGAAACGCCATTATTAAGCGGTGTGAAGAGTGTAAGTGTGCGGTTTCTCAATGTGGATAATCAATGGTTGCAATACTGGCCGCCGGCGGGTGATGAGGACAAGATGCGGTGGCAATTGCCCAAGGCGCTGGAGCTGGTGGTTGAGCTTGAAGACTGGGGCTCGCTCAAGCGTATATTGCGAGTGGTGGGCAGTTGA
- the gspK gene encoding type II secretion system minor pseudopilin GspK, with amino-acid sequence MKFKQQRGVALITAVLIAALVAATAVAMASRQQLDIRRTANLFDTDRAYLFALGGESFARMILADDRRRNNVDGLDEFWAKEVTIPVEGAVLSGKMTDQQGLFNLNNLVTDDGRPSEPDIKRFEHLLNVLGMDGKLSRAVVDWIDPDIEPQFSGGAEDDVYMQLNPPYRAANGRMASPSELVLVHGFSYADYQKLAPFVTALPVRTKLNINTAPPELLATVVEGLTLQDGEALAEARGDKHYDKIEDFIGQPLLQNRGVIAVDLTVGSDYFLLQSSAEFDRGHMQLYSLLVRDDNAKIKVIMRGQGIY; translated from the coding sequence ATGAAGTTTAAACAGCAGCGGGGAGTTGCCTTAATTACCGCAGTATTGATTGCCGCCTTGGTGGCGGCAACAGCAGTGGCCATGGCATCGCGGCAGCAACTGGATATCCGGCGCACGGCAAATCTGTTTGATACCGATCGCGCATACTTGTTTGCGCTGGGCGGTGAATCCTTCGCCCGCATGATCTTGGCGGATGATCGACGCAGGAATAATGTTGATGGATTGGATGAGTTTTGGGCGAAAGAAGTGACGATTCCGGTCGAGGGCGCGGTGTTGAGCGGAAAGATGACGGATCAGCAGGGACTGTTTAATCTTAATAATCTGGTCACAGATGACGGTAGGCCGAGTGAACCCGACATCAAGCGTTTTGAGCATTTGCTCAATGTGCTGGGGATGGATGGCAAACTGTCGCGGGCGGTGGTGGACTGGATCGACCCCGATATTGAGCCACAATTTTCCGGTGGCGCCGAAGATGATGTATATATGCAACTCAACCCACCCTATCGCGCCGCCAATGGGCGGATGGCCAGCCCCAGTGAGCTGGTGCTGGTGCATGGTTTTAGCTATGCCGATTATCAGAAATTGGCCCCCTTTGTCACTGCCCTGCCCGTCCGTACCAAGCTCAATATCAATACCGCGCCGCCGGAACTGTTGGCGACGGTGGTTGAAGGGCTGACCTTGCAGGATGGTGAGGCGCTGGCCGAGGCGCGCGGCGATAAACATTACGATAAAATCGAAGACTTTATTGGGCAACCCTTATTGCAGAATCGCGGCGTGATTGCCGTTGATCTGACGGTGGGCAGCGATTATTTTCTGCTCCAGTCCAGCGCCGAGTTTGATCGTGGCCACATGCAGCTTTATAGCTTGTTGGTGCGGGACGATAATGCAAAGATAAAGGTCATTATGCGCGGCCAAGGAATCTACTGA
- the gspL gene encoding type II secretion system protein GspL produces MISRLYLQIDERAERAAWYCPDAAPGAESGSGSLADAVLHAAGRQVTVFVPAASVTLFQTKMPEGSRRQQLQALPFLIEEQFAADVETLHFAFGEVQQGMINVAVVAREQIEFWLGQLSAVGIEPQALVPESLALPLEDGAWSLARLGSSLIVRQGLQSGIVLDWDNAQQLLPLALNEAGESRPARLCFYGQVQAAFKLPDIGLAIESKTWNCEMQELLARSYVAGQAINLLQGVYSRKERWQQLWRPWRVALILLTAYLLSVGVTQTVDAVRLSSERDRLQAEIESIYRQAFPGEKNVPSPRLQMERHLKELHGDGKTGSGDFLGMLATTGRELKDISSVQIQRINYKDGALEVAFLIADLQMLDQVKQKLMAQGRLNVEIQGAAAHDNHVEARLRITERVS; encoded by the coding sequence GTGATCAGTCGATTGTATTTGCAAATTGACGAGCGTGCCGAGCGCGCGGCCTGGTATTGCCCGGATGCCGCGCCCGGCGCCGAAAGCGGTAGTGGCAGTCTGGCCGATGCCGTGCTCCATGCCGCTGGGCGGCAGGTCACGGTATTTGTGCCAGCGGCCAGCGTTACGTTATTCCAAACTAAAATGCCCGAAGGATCGAGGCGACAGCAATTGCAGGCACTGCCCTTTCTGATCGAAGAACAATTTGCGGCGGATGTAGAGACCTTGCACTTTGCCTTTGGTGAAGTGCAGCAAGGCATGATCAATGTTGCCGTAGTTGCCAGGGAACAGATTGAGTTTTGGCTTGGACAGCTAAGTGCAGTAGGCATCGAGCCGCAGGCGCTGGTGCCGGAATCGCTCGCCTTGCCTTTGGAAGACGGTGCCTGGTCACTGGCGCGCCTGGGTTCAAGCTTGATTGTGCGCCAAGGTTTGCAGAGTGGCATAGTGCTGGATTGGGATAATGCACAACAGCTATTACCGTTAGCACTGAATGAGGCCGGTGAATCACGTCCGGCACGCCTATGTTTCTATGGGCAGGTGCAGGCCGCGTTCAAATTGCCGGACATCGGTTTGGCCATTGAGTCAAAAACATGGAACTGTGAGATGCAGGAATTGCTGGCGCGAAGCTATGTCGCCGGGCAGGCGATCAACTTGCTGCAAGGCGTCTATAGCCGCAAGGAGCGCTGGCAACAACTGTGGCGGCCATGGAGGGTGGCGCTGATATTGTTAACGGCTTACCTGTTGAGTGTTGGCGTGACGCAGACGGTGGACGCAGTGCGGTTGAGTAGCGAGCGTGATCGCCTTCAAGCCGAGATCGAATCAATTTATCGACAGGCATTTCCGGGCGAGAAAAATGTCCCCAGCCCACGGTTACAGATGGAACGTCATCTCAAGGAATTACACGGCGATGGCAAGACCGGCAGTGGTGATTTTCTGGGGATGCTGGCGACAACCGGCCGGGAACTGAAAGACATCAGCAGCGTGCAGATTCAGCGCATCAATTACAAGGATGGCGCGCTCGAAGTTGCATTTCTGATCGCCGACTTGCAAATGCTGGATCAAGTTAAACAGAAGCTGATGGCGCAAGGGCGGCTTAACGTGGAAATCCAAGGCGCAGCGGCACATGACAATCATGTTGAGGCTCGATTGCGAATTACGGAGCGGGTGTCATGA
- a CDS encoding type II secretion system protein M: protein MKAWWQGLQPQEQRTLSIGAVALGLMVFYFGILEPLTSHFSSLEQSVAEQQKLRDWMAKSAAEVHRLQSQGGGVAVNDGRSLLTLVDQTARAENLGPALRRVEPEGSDKVVRVLLEQAPFDDVIRWLQTIKQRHGVNVVSITFDKQPISGMVNARMTLTGGG from the coding sequence ATGAAGGCATGGTGGCAAGGATTACAGCCGCAAGAACAGCGCACGCTGAGTATCGGTGCCGTAGCGTTGGGGCTGATGGTTTTTTATTTTGGTATCCTGGAACCATTGACGAGTCATTTCTCCAGCCTCGAACAAAGTGTTGCCGAGCAACAAAAGCTACGTGACTGGATGGCCAAATCCGCTGCCGAAGTGCACCGCTTGCAGAGTCAAGGCGGTGGTGTCGCCGTTAACGATGGTCGTTCACTGCTGACCCTGGTCGATCAAACCGCGCGCGCCGAAAACCTTGGCCCTGCCTTGCGCCGCGTCGAGCCCGAGGGCTCCGACAAGGTGGTGCGGGTCTTGCTGGAACAGGCACCGTTCGATGACGTGATACGCTGGCTGCAAACCATCAAGCAGCGGCATGGGGTAAATGTTGTCAGTATCACCTTCGACAAACAGCCCATCAGCGGCATGGTCAATGCCCGCATGACACTGACGGGCGGCGGATGA